CCCCACATATCCAATTCCAAACCCTACAAACAAGCCTGTTTACATAGTCAAGCACAGGGAACAAAAGGCTAGCAATGAGCGAGAGCACATCATGAGGAAAGTCATCTTATGGCCAGAGAATGTGAACACTGAAAAATTAAAGAGCCAGGTTGTGAAGGAAAGTCATTTAGGTTTCTCAATAGGACAAAATCAGATCAGAAAACTCCAGTGGCAATGAGACACACTGAGttgtaaaaagaaaactgaagacgACTTAGAGGTTTAACAAGCAATTCAAGAAAAAGAACTGAGAAATGTCATCCGGGAAGTGAGTAAGGTTAAGATGCTGCACTCAGAAGACAAGATCTGGAAACAGTTAAACAAGTATTTAAACTGCTCAAAAGCCTGAGAAATTAACCACAATTTAAATACATCATAGATTCATCAAGTAACTCCTTTTTGTTCTCAGTTAAAACTGTACAATCCTTTGATCCAAATATTTACCTGATAGTTTTTGAAATTAGCAAGGATGTGCTTGATTTGTTCTGCAGCCCCTGTCATAAAAGGTTTTACTCTTTCTGGTCTCTGTTCTTCAAGTTTCCCTTTGATTCTAAAACAATATTTCATCGATAGGTTAAATTGTTGAATTCTGAGCAAAATGAATTCTCATTAGTAAAAACTCCAAACTGAAATGGGCAACTAGCTGTCACTGAGCAAAATAACATGGCACAATCAAGAAACTACTAGGTCACAGAGATGTTTCAAGACTGTTTCAGTTTTGAATTTCACATTTCCAAAGTACTAGTCTAAAACAGTAAAAGCAGAGCGCATGCTCCAGTATGCTCACCTTATGTTACCTAAAGGCCTTTGACAAGCATGCCTGCTCCTAAAATCTCAAAATTAGCCAATTCCTAAAATCCTATAGGATTCCAGACATCAACTGGGTGTGCCGGTAACTTACGACTTCATGTAATCTTTGATGTACTTCTTGTAGGCTTCTTTTGTGAAGCTGGTTTCCTGCAAGTGATGGTTCATGACAATATCGACACCAGTGATTACTGTGCTTTCGGTACCTTCGCCCTCGGGGCCTTCAGCGGAGGCATTTCCACCAATGAGCGAGTCATCAATGTTACCCTCTGTCCTACTGACCATCTGCATTAAGAAAAAGTTTAGCTACAAACACATCCTTGACCTCACCGTAAACGCATCCAAAAAGTCTACGCCGGCAGCTCATGCCCATCATCCTTCCACCAAACATTCCTGGTTCTTGTTGAAAACGAGGAACACATCACTATGAGGCAAAAATGTATGACCCCTCGATTTCATGCAACACCGTAACTGAACAGGAATTCTTTATTGACCAAAAAGAATGAGGATCATTTACAACCCAGTCCAAGTTATGTGGGCTGTAGAGTGGATGAATAAGTAGGAATAGGGCTAACGTTGAAGGACTTGGGGCTCCCAAACAGAAGACATGTCCGGGAGCGCCTGGGAGGAGGATGGGCGCCGAAGCGGCAGACCTATTTCCAGGCTCAGCTCCGCCTCCACTTTTCTAGAAAAACCCGAGCCCGGAAAGAGCGTGTCCTCCGCCAGGAGGCAACGGGGAGGATTGCACAACCTCGGGCGGGGGAGCGGCGGAAACCCGAGCCTGCCAGGCCTTGCCTCCCCCGCGCCGCGGCCCGGCGAActcaccttcccctccacctccagacACAGCCCGTCCGCGACCTCCCGGATCTTGTAGATGTCGGAGAACATCTCATCATCTGCTCGGAGACACAGACCCGGCCGTCACCGTGCGCCAGAGGCCCGAGCCGGCGCCATTCCCCGTGCCGCCCGGCCAGCCGCACGCGGCCCCCGCCCCTTCCCGGGTGCTCGAGACCCCGGCGCGCGCCCCAGGCACAGACCCTCCTCGCTCCCGGAAAGGCGCTGGCATCTTCCAGGCCCAAGACAGCGGCGTCGGCggtctccccaccccacccgcaCCTCAATCCCTTGCGCGCGGCAGTAAGGGGAGTGCAGTCCCGACTCACGGCTGATGAGGTCCCGGTAGATGATCATGATGGTGGCTGGAGGGAGACGACAGCGGCTCTAGCTTAGCTGGAGCTCGGAGCGAGCGCGGTGCGGCCGGAGCGGCgctcggggggaggggggagcgggCGGAAAAGGCCGACTCTGCCGCTCCCCAACCTCATATAGAGGGCACGTCCCTCTACGTCATCGCCCGCTGCGCCTCCGGAAGTGCCGTAAGCGGTGACGTGACACGCAGAGcagcgcggggggcggggccaTAGCGCgggccagggggaggggaggcgagcATCCGGGCACTTGGCCCCGGGACACACTGCCGCGCGTTCCGCAGGGCTCGCGGGGGCGGCGGAGcgaggggctgggagagaggtagggagaggaggagagggaaaatgaccgtgggggcgggggctggggcacAGGGAAATACCAGAGAACTTGGGGGAGGGAATGGTGGGGAGGAGCGCTAGAGGGAGGGAGTAGGGGGGTTCTCTGGGGCCAGGAGTGGTGGAAGCGGCGCCAGGGGCTCTGCCCCTCCCTACGCTGCAGGGCCGcccaggtgctgggcctgggtggGGCTTAGATGAAATCTCTTCAAGTTTCCGCCCCAGGCCTCTCCCCGCGCGGCTCCCACCCATTTCTGGGAGCAAAGATGTTAGCTGTTTTGAAGGGCTTTGCGTTAACCGAGGGTCTAGCCATTGAGGCCTTGGGAAACCGCGAGGCTGTCcaagaggaagagggcaggggacTGGGCTTGTGACCAGCCTCTGTGATCTCCGAGGGTCTCGTAGAACTTTGCAGCATTTGCCCCAGGACGGCCCCACCTCGAGTTTTCGGACGCCTTTGTGGGGCAGAGCTGAGTCCGGACTGTGGGATCCGGGTCGCCCCGCCGCCCCCCTGGGAATAATCGTGGGGGTCGTAGAGCCTGTGGGAAGGGAATTGAGGAAGGACGGTATCGCGGGACCTTGCAGAGCTTTTCCACCTGTCACTTTGGTCCTGTGTTTGAAAGCTTGCGGTTCCTGAGACAGCTGAAGAATCTTCCCCTTTCTGTTTTGCACTTGGTCTTGAATTAGATcctttgaaataaaacaatatgGTGTCACTTAAGATGAAGTCGAAATTCTATCCCAGGTGCTAGAGGGTtaaacgtaaaaaaaaaaaaagggagcttCCCACCTGCCCAAGTTTTATTTGGACTTTGGACTCAATTACTAGGTTCTACAAAAAGCCCAGTTTCTCTATTTAGTCAAATCTTTGGTTTAAGGTAGACATACGCCAGTGTGAAACCAGAGAGCTTGTTCTCTTCCACAAATAGATTTGTGCTCTGCTGTGTCCCTAGCACCGGGTTTTGCAGAGGTCCTAAGTGTGAACAAGTTAAATCCTGTCCTACCCTCACAGAAAATTTCGTTATAGTAAATCAAAGAATCAGGCAATTATAACACGTTAACAGTTTCccccaaatccaacaatataccATTCTGCAGAGTACCATAGGGCACAAGACAGTGAGTTGAGATGATGGAGTCAAAATGGAAAAGATCTAGGAAATAGGACCCTTCTGGGAAGGTGGGATCTGGGGCTGCACTGGGCATCCCGGAGGACGTTGGGTAACTGGAGAACGCTAGGATGAAGGGGCTCTGAAGATAAATGGACATCTTCTGACAGATGGTCTGTGAAGGATAACTTAAACCTCTTGAATAGTTCTGGGATGTGTGAGTGAAACAAATTACCCCAGTATGTCAcaattaattattttccttagTTTTAACACTTTCGGATTATTCAGATATACTCCCATCACCCAAACAGTGCTGTTAAACATGACTCCCTCTACACCAGTTTTAGgttcaattaaaaacttttttcaagtTTTGTAAAACAGCCACAGTGTAAAAGAGTACAGAAATTAGAATCAAAGCACCTTAGGTTGAAATCTTGGCTTTATCTGGGAGTAGtcctgtgaccttgagaaagtcagCCTCCCTAAGCCTAAGTATAAAATAGAATTTTGGTAAGTTAAAGGAGTTTTAGGGAGTTAAATAagataacagcaacaacaaaaaatgcctAGGATGCTCAATAGGTTATCAGTAATTAGTTGAATTTGTATTCATGATTTTTCCCAAATTTTATTACATTACAAAATGCTCCTGGAATTGTTTCATTAACCCtctcttatttggaaatatttgagGGATTTAGTTAATACGTATTGTACTTCTAATTTAATCACAGCACAAATAGTGGATCCCTGAAAGAAGTCTATTTATGCCCTTAAAAGATTTCTATCTCAGGTTCATATTTTCTAGATCATGTCAATTCTGTGACTAGACATCCTAAAAAGTAAAATCTTAGGGAAATCTGATTTGAATTTCAGGATGTTTTGTAAACTCCATCCTGTGATCTAGAAAGTCTGTGCTGTACCTTGAAAATAGCTACTTAGAACATCAGTAATACAAATAATTGAGAGAAAATTAGTCACTAGTTGCAAGCCACCAACAAAATTGCAAGGATTTGGCTTTTATCCAAGCTGGTTGGCTTTTACTTAGGcattatttgaatgtttttattacACTTCATTCCTTACAAAGCAGTGATTTCTAACAAAATCTCAGATTGTCCTAAATTTTACAGCTAAATATGACTTGGTGTCTCTTGCAATTAAAGAGATTTCAAAGACAATGTCTTCTCAATGTCTTCTAATCTCTTCACCTAAGTCCTCACAAGAGAACAGCAGCTCAGGAGGGCTCACCATTTCATCAGTTAGGGATTGACTACATGGCTTAAGCACATAAGGGTTTATTCTCtcttataaaaagaaattcaagggGATGCAGTCCAGACTGAAGCTATGAAACTGTGGATTCATGGGAATTGCAGACCCAgtatcttcctttcttctccatcatCCATGTTGTCTACAGTATATGCTAGAATTCCAATCATCACATCCATCATGCAGGCAGctggaagaggggaaggaagattGTTCAggtgtttttcatttattatgaatattttcccaTATCAGTAGCTATTCATCTAAAATGCCATCTAAAATTATTATAGATTGCAACTGATAAtacactataatttatttttaaattatacatccAAAAATCGGAAGACACGtgcacaaaaaaaaattttttttaatgttcaggtACCCACTAATTGCAATGTATAAGTGCTAACATTTATCATATTTACTTcaagtttttttaatgaaaaaacatTACAGATAAAATTGAAGTCTACTTTATCCTCCTTTATCTTCTTCCAGAGGtccttccaccctccccaccaacacCCACCCAGGTAACCACAACCATATCTATTTTCCAGTAAGAAAGGGATAAGCAGAAattggaggggggtgggggaaggcagaAATTGGAGGGCCTACTCCCTTTGGGGCCCAACCCAGCAGTTGCACATATCACTGTttgggggagtgggggcaggtgattaggtttatttatttatttgtcaatgtaggtactggggcttgaacccaggacttcgtacatgctaagcacatgctccaccactgagctataccctaccccatcacttcttttttttccagaacctCATCACAGAGCTATCAGTGCCAAGGGTGGCTAGGAAATAGTCTTGATTCTGGGTAGAAAATGGCTAGGGAGTTAGAAGAATGAGCAGTCTCAGTCACAGCTGTATTGGCACTTCTGTGTTCTGCGACACCTGGAGGGAGAAAGAGTACAGAATTGAGTCTGAGGAAAATTTAATGACTGAAATAGTGGCTGGCTTTTCCCTCCGTTTCTGCATCTTGCCTCACAGAATTACCGTTGGATGTATTAGCACTTTGTCATcgtgaatgaatgagtcaatgaatgaataaatattagcATTATTTCGATACTCATTTTGTCTCCCTTCCAGATTGCTGACTTGTTGGCTGGCTTACTCTTCTTTTCTACATGACCTCTCCTTTCCTGGTGCATCCTGTCtgtcttcccacccctccccataaCAGTCGTGGAATTCAGCACATAATAGGAACCCAATACAATTTTAGGATATCAAAGTAAATTTAAGATTTTGAAATAAAGGGCCTGAAGGTAATTAAATCTCACTATGAGAACAAAGCAAGGTACAGAGGAGTATAAATAATATAAGTATCCTTTTTAGGAAAAGTAAATAATCTGTTTGcatatgtataaaaatttttcatatgttttctagTGTATTATTAGTAGTGATTACTATGGGAATTGTGATGGAGGTTAATGAGGAGAAAAAagtgagaattttatttttaattatataccCAGTAATATTCTTTGAATCtttaatatatgtatgcattacttttataattaaactaAAATATTATAGTTCAGTGCTTCCAAATGTTGGGATTTTATGCACCAATAACATTGCCAAAAAATTTGAATCTCGGTATAATTTTGCCattgaagacattaaaaatacaacCACAACTATGGTCTACCATTGCCATTTCATGAACGAAAGAACATAATCTCTAAATAATTGAGTAGCCCtctaatttaatacatttaattttgtgaaaaattcaTTACATtgtccttatttttctcatttttgctttggatcttttaaaaaactttttagtttggGTTTCTGCCTGTATTTTCATACTTGACACAGATAGGGTGAGTGGTTTGCCTAAGGACACACAGCCAGTGGATAGCAGAGGGGAGGGATCCAGCTTTATGGGCTTCTGGCTCCCAACTGAGTACTTTTGGTTGaacaagcaaatgaataaatgcttGAATATAGCTAGATGCTTTGAATACTGACACCAGAATTCAAGCTTTGTGGAATGAattaaaccaacacttatatttAGGATATGGGCAGCAatgaataaaaagtgaaaattcaaaACAGGATGTTTTGGAGGCTGTATTTAATTGGTCTAATTCATCTTTGAAATTTATCACATAGTTGAGCAAACGGAAGAAAATAATGGTAGACCTTTCATTAGGCTGTTGGCATGGCAACAATTATTTTTCAAGGCTGCCTTAGCTGGGGTCACTGGAATGTTAATTATGAAAAGGaagtaattttttctttagaTCCCATAGGGCACAGTAAGGCATAGTAATTTAGAGCTGCTTTTTGAGTGAAGTTTTAGTTCTATTTGAAATATCAGATgtgtaaaaatatattcaaaagccTAGGaactaaaattatagaaatgtatATAGGAATATATATGATGtactataatataaataataaacataactatatatgtatttaaaatgtgtaacctgaaatacatattatataaaatataaatatatataatataaaattgaaatataactataaaaataaaaataaatatggtattcctatacatatataatataaatatgtttatagaAATACATATGAACATGAGTATGTAACTTTTTACTGGCCCATTTTTGTCCAACCCTATATTGTAAATCCTTTAGTATAATTATGGAGGTTAATACCATCCTCAAAACTGTCTCAAAATGATGAGAATTAGATTTGAAACAAATAGTTCTTTGTTGATGAGGAAATATACTTCCaagtagtcttttttttccttttttaaaaattggagtatacagttacaatgtgtccatttctggtgtacagcataatgtcccagtcatgcatatctatatacatctattctttttcattaaaggttattacaagatattgaatatagttccctgtg
This portion of the Camelus dromedarius isolate mCamDro1 chromosome 13, mCamDro1.pat, whole genome shotgun sequence genome encodes:
- the TPT1 gene encoding translationally-controlled tumor protein, whose protein sequence is MIIYRDLISHDEMFSDIYKIREVADGLCLEVEGKMVSRTEGNIDDSLIGGNASAEGPEGEGTESTVITGVDIVMNHHLQETSFTKEAYKKYIKDYMKSIKGKLEEQRPERVKPFMTGAAEQIKHILANFKNYQFFIGENMNPDGMVALLDYREDGVTPYMIFFKDGLEMEKC